The Streptococcus sp. DTU_2020_1001019_1_SI_AUS_MUR_006 sequence AGGTCTTGATGAGGCTGTTGTGACAGGAACAGCTTTGATTAAGGGAGAGAAGGTTGCCCTTGGCATCATGGATTCTAACTTTATCATGGCATCCATGGGGACAGTTGTTGGTGAAAAAATTACTCGCTTATTCGAATTTGCCACAGATGAGAAATTGCCAGTCGTCTTGTTTACGGCTTCTGGTGGTGCCCGTATGCAAGAAGGAATCATGAGTTTGATGCAGATGGCTAAAATCTCTGCAGCTGTTAAACGCCATTCCAATGCAGGTCTCTTTTATCTGACAATCCTTACGGATCCAACAACTGGAGGTGTTACAGCTTCCTTTGCTATGGAAGGGGATATCATCTTAGCGGAACCTCAAAGTCTTGTTGGTTTTGCTGGACGCCGTGTGATTGAAAATACGGTAAGGGAAGACTTACCAGAGGATTTCCAGAAGGCAGAGTTTCTTCTAGAGCATGGCTTTGTAGATGCAATTGTAAAACGGCGAGAATTGCCAGATATGATTGCTCGATTAGTAAGGTTGCATAAGGGGAATTGTTGATGAATATAGCGAAAATCGTTAGAGAAGCACGTGAACAAACTCGACTAACAGCCTTAGATTTTGCGACAGGAATATTTGATGACTTTATAGAGCTACATGGTGATCGCTCTTTCAGAGATGATGGTGCTGTGGTTGGTGGTATCGGATGGTTGGGAGACCAAGCAGTAACTGTAGTTGGAATCCAAAAAGGTAAAAGTTTACAAGATAATCTTAACCGCAACTTTGGTCAACCC is a genomic window containing:
- the accD gene encoding acetyl-CoA carboxylase, carboxyltransferase subunit beta, producing the protein MALFSKKDKYIRINPNRSTVNQPQIKPEVPDELFSQCPGCKYTIYQKDLGSERICPHCGYTFRISAQERLALTIDMGTFLEMFKGIETQDPLNFPGYRKKLTLMREKTGLDEAVVTGTALIKGEKVALGIMDSNFIMASMGTVVGEKITRLFEFATDEKLPVVLFTASGGARMQEGIMSLMQMAKISAAVKRHSNAGLFYLTILTDPTTGGVTASFAMEGDIILAEPQSLVGFAGRRVIENTVREDLPEDFQKAEFLLEHGFVDAIVKRRELPDMIARLVRLHKGNC